In a genomic window of Sphingomonas lutea:
- a CDS encoding phosphoglycerate mutase family protein yields the protein MGRTIAALLLLLMSALGVPAMAADVVYVMRHLQKATGDDPVLTPEGVANANGLAAQLANSRIRAVFATATRRAAQTGEPLARAQGLTVTTYDPRNVPALVAAVNAISGNVLVVGHSNTVPDLVAAFGGTKPAPLTEADYGTIYVVKAGSTDVVTMPVSPAPSGPERGR from the coding sequence ATGGGCAGGACGATCGCAGCATTGCTGCTGTTACTGATGAGCGCGCTCGGCGTTCCCGCAATGGCTGCGGACGTGGTTTACGTGATGCGCCACTTGCAGAAGGCGACGGGCGACGACCCAGTGTTGACCCCGGAAGGCGTGGCAAACGCGAATGGGCTCGCCGCACAACTCGCGAATTCTAGGATCAGGGCCGTGTTCGCCACGGCAACTCGGCGCGCGGCACAAACCGGCGAGCCGCTGGCGCGGGCGCAGGGCCTGACCGTCACCACCTACGACCCGCGCAACGTCCCGGCGCTGGTGGCGGCAGTGAACGCGATTTCCGGCAACGTCCTAGTGGTTGGTCACAGCAACACCGTGCCCGATCTTGTCGCCGCGTTCGGCGGGACGAAACCCGCCCCGCTGACCGAAGCCGATTACGGGACGATCTACGTGGTCAAGGCGGGATCCACCGACGTCGTCACAATGCCGGTGTCGCCTGCCCCGTCCGGTCCTGAACGGGGCAGATGA
- a CDS encoding thiamine pyrophosphate-dependent enzyme — protein sequence MSDKDPALRRNAPKLALHVPEPKFRPGDTPDFSGIVIAAAGEAPRPDTSAPAAETHPLATSLVRVLGDDHRAVGPWDPKLDADTLRKILSDMVTVRTFDDRMYRSQRQGKTSFYMKCTGEEAIATATAAAMSRDDMHFPTYRQQGLLVSRGYPLVDMMNQIYSNKGDRLKGRQLPIMYSDKAHGFFSISGNLGTQFPQAVGWAMGAAIKGDSRIAMGWIGDGATAEGDFHSAMTFAAVYNVPVILAVVNNQWAISSFSGIAGAERATFAQRAVGYGIASLRVDGNDALAVYGAVQWAAERARSNNGPALIEFFTYRAEGHSTSDDPSGYRPGDEAKAWPLGDPIERLKAHLFALGEWDEDRHAALAAEADTAVRAAQKEAEKIGILPQQGKDDIGSMFDDVYAEVPWHIAEQRDAALEESR from the coding sequence ATGAGTGATAAAGACCCAGCGCTGCGCCGCAATGCGCCAAAGCTTGCGCTCCACGTTCCGGAGCCGAAATTCCGGCCCGGCGACACGCCCGATTTCTCCGGCATCGTCATCGCCGCCGCGGGTGAAGCGCCACGTCCGGATACCAGCGCACCCGCCGCCGAAACGCACCCCTTGGCGACATCGCTGGTACGCGTGCTCGGCGATGACCATCGCGCAGTGGGGCCGTGGGATCCGAAGCTCGACGCCGATACGCTGCGTAAGATCCTGTCCGACATGGTCACCGTGCGCACGTTCGACGATCGCATGTACCGCTCGCAAAGACAGGGGAAGACCAGCTTTTACATGAAGTGCACCGGCGAGGAGGCGATCGCCACCGCGACCGCCGCCGCCATGTCGCGCGACGACATGCATTTCCCGACCTATCGGCAGCAGGGCCTGCTCGTATCGCGGGGCTATCCGCTGGTCGACATGATGAACCAGATTTATTCGAACAAGGGCGACCGGCTGAAGGGCCGCCAGCTGCCGATCATGTATTCGGACAAGGCGCACGGTTTTTTCTCCATCTCCGGCAACCTTGGCACGCAATTCCCGCAAGCAGTCGGCTGGGCGATGGGGGCGGCGATCAAGGGTGACAGCCGCATCGCGATGGGCTGGATCGGCGACGGCGCCACGGCCGAGGGCGACTTCCACAGCGCGATGACGTTCGCCGCAGTCTACAACGTGCCCGTCATCCTCGCCGTTGTGAACAATCAATGGGCGATCTCGAGCTTCTCGGGCATCGCCGGCGCAGAGCGCGCCACATTCGCCCAACGCGCCGTCGGCTACGGCATCGCCTCGTTGCGGGTCGACGGAAACGACGCGCTAGCGGTTTACGGTGCAGTGCAATGGGCGGCGGAGCGGGCGCGATCAAACAACGGCCCCGCGCTGATCGAGTTCTTCACCTACCGCGCCGAGGGCCACTCGACCTCCGACGACCCGTCGGGCTACCGCCCCGGCGACGAAGCCAAGGCGTGGCCGCTGGGCGACCCGATCGAGCGGCTGAAGGCGCATCTCTTTGCGCTCGGCGAATGGGATGAGGACCGCCACGCGGCGCTAGCCGCCGAGGCCGACACCGCGGTGCGCGCCGCGCAAAAGGAAGCCGAAAAAATCGGCATCCTGCCGCAGCAGGGCAAGGACGATATCGGCAGCATGTTCGACGACGTTTACGCCGAGGTGCCGTGGCACATCGCCGAGCAGCGCGACGCCGCGTTGGAAGAGTCGCGCTGA
- a CDS encoding alpha-ketoacid dehydrogenase subunit beta, with protein MNMIQALNDAHKVVMRADEDVVVFGEDVGYFGGVFRVTEGLQKEFGKTRTFDAPISEGGIVATAVGMAAYGIKPLIEIQFADYIYPGYDQIVSEVAKMRYRTGGEWTMPMVIRTPYGGGIFGGQTHSQSPESLFTHIAGLKVVVPSTPYDAKGLLIAAVEDPDPVIFFEPKRIYNGPFDGHHDRPVTPWSKHPASDVPEGHYTVPLGKAVIVREGADLTVLAYGTMVHVALAAVIEQGLDAEVIDLRTLVPLDIETIEASVQKTGRCLVAMEAPRTSGFASELVTLVQERCFYHLEAPVERVTGWDTPYPHAYEWAYFPGPKRMKTALEKVMAD; from the coding sequence ATGAACATGATTCAGGCGCTGAACGACGCGCACAAGGTCGTCATGCGGGCCGACGAGGATGTCGTCGTCTTCGGTGAGGACGTGGGCTATTTCGGCGGGGTCTTCCGCGTCACCGAAGGGCTGCAAAAGGAATTCGGCAAGACGCGCACGTTCGACGCGCCGATCAGTGAAGGCGGGATCGTCGCGACCGCGGTCGGCATGGCCGCCTACGGCATTAAGCCGCTGATCGAAATCCAGTTCGCCGACTACATTTACCCGGGCTACGACCAAATCGTCAGCGAAGTCGCCAAGATGCGCTATCGCACCGGCGGCGAATGGACGATGCCGATGGTCATCCGCACGCCCTATGGCGGCGGCATTTTTGGCGGGCAGACGCACAGCCAGAGCCCGGAAAGCCTGTTCACCCACATCGCAGGTTTGAAGGTGGTCGTGCCCTCGACACCCTACGACGCCAAGGGCCTGCTGATTGCGGCGGTCGAAGACCCCGATCCGGTAATCTTCTTCGAGCCCAAGCGCATCTACAACGGACCGTTCGACGGCCATCACGACCGCCCGGTGACGCCTTGGTCGAAGCATCCCGCAAGCGACGTGCCCGAAGGCCATTACACCGTCCCGCTGGGTAAGGCCGTGATCGTCCGCGAAGGTGCCGATCTAACCGTGCTCGCCTATGGCACGATGGTTCACGTCGCGCTCGCCGCGGTGATAGAGCAAGGCCTGGATGCCGAGGTGATCGACCTGCGCACGCTCGTCCCGCTCGACATTGAGACGATCGAGGCGTCGGTGCAGAAAACCGGCCGCTGCCTCGTGGCGATGGAAGCGCCGCGCACATCCGGCTTCGCGTCCGAGCTGGTGACGTTGGTACAGGAACGTTGCTTCTATCATCTCGAAGCGCCTGTCGAGCGCGTGACAGGTTGGGATACGCCCTACCCGCATGCCTACGAATGGGCCTATTTCCCCGGTCCGAAGCGCATGAAAACGGCGCTAGAAAAGGTCATGGCCGACTGA